From the genome of Lotus japonicus ecotype B-129 chromosome 6, LjGifu_v1.2, one region includes:
- the LOC130724122 gene encoding class-10 pathogenesis-related protein 1-like, giving the protein MGVFTFQDETTSTVAPARLYKALTIDGDSIIPKVIPDFKSVEIVEGDGGVGTIKKLTFVEGGETKNLLHKIESIDEANFGYHYSIVGGSELPDTVEKISFEAMLVAGSDGGSIAKLTVNYHTKGDASPSEEEIKAGKAKGDGLFKAIEGYVLANPDYN; this is encoded by the exons ATGGGTGTTTTCACTTTCCAGGATGAGACTACCTCCACTGTAGCCCCAGCTAGGCTTTACAAAGCTCTCACCATAGATGGTGATTCCATCATCCCAAAGGTTATTCCAGACTTCAAGAGTGTTGAAATtgttgaaggagatggtggtgtTGGAACCATCAAGAAGCTCACATTCGTAGAAG GTGGGGAAACCAAGAACCTGTTGCACAAAATTGAATCAATTGATGAGGCCAATTTTGGATACCACTACAGCATTGTTGGAGGTTCTGAGCTTCCAGACACAGTAGAGAAGATCTCATTCGAGGCCATGTTGGTTGCAGGGTCTGATGGAGGTTCCATTGCAAAGCTCACAGTGAACTACCACACCAAAGGTGATGCTAGTCCCTCTGAAGAGGAGATCAAGGCAGGCAAAGCCAAGGGTGATGGTCTTTTCAAGGCGATTGAGGGTTACGTTTTGGCCAACCCTGACTACAACTAA